The following proteins come from a genomic window of Paenibacillus sp.:
- a CDS encoding dipeptide ABC transporter ATP-binding protein codes for MSANLLEVNNLTKFFNVGGGNTLKAVNDISFHLRKGETLGLVGESGCGKSTAGRTILRLYEPTNGQVKFEGQNIYDLRGSKLKALRRNMQMIFQDPYASLNPRMTVTDIIGEALDVHKLVGSRAERKKRVEELLDLVGLNPDHATRYPHEFSGGQRQRIGIARALAVDPKFIVADEPISALDVSIQAQVVNLMMRLQKQFGLTYLFIAHDLAMVKHISDRVAVMYLGKMVELTTSEELYANPMHPYTKALLSAIPIPDPEVEATRERIVLKGDIPSPINPPSGCHFRTRCPAATEKCAKEAPAFEEMKPGHWVACHYA; via the coding sequence ATGAGCGCGAACTTGCTCGAAGTAAACAACCTTACGAAGTTTTTTAACGTCGGCGGAGGCAATACGCTCAAAGCCGTCAACGATATTAGCTTTCATCTGAGGAAGGGCGAAACGCTCGGCCTCGTCGGCGAATCCGGCTGCGGCAAGTCGACGGCGGGGCGCACGATTTTGCGCCTGTACGAGCCGACGAACGGCCAAGTGAAGTTCGAGGGGCAGAACATCTACGATTTGCGCGGCTCGAAGCTGAAGGCGCTGCGCCGCAACATGCAGATGATTTTCCAAGACCCGTACGCGTCGCTCAACCCGCGGATGACGGTGACCGACATTATCGGCGAAGCGCTCGACGTGCATAAGCTCGTCGGCAGCCGCGCCGAGCGGAAGAAGCGCGTCGAGGAGCTGCTCGACCTCGTCGGCCTTAATCCGGATCACGCGACGCGGTACCCGCACGAGTTTTCGGGCGGTCAGCGCCAGCGGATCGGCATCGCCCGCGCGCTTGCGGTCGATCCGAAGTTCATCGTCGCGGACGAGCCGATTTCGGCGCTCGACGTGTCGATCCAGGCGCAGGTGGTCAATTTGATGATGCGGCTGCAGAAGCAGTTCGGCCTGACGTATTTGTTCATCGCGCACGACCTCGCGATGGTCAAACATATCAGCGATCGCGTCGCGGTCATGTACCTCGGCAAGATGGTCGAGCTGACGACGTCGGAGGAGCTGTACGCGAATCCGATGCACCCGTACACGAAGGCGCTGTTGTCCGCGATTCCGATCCCGGATCCGGAAGTCGAAGCGACGCGCGAGCGAATCGTCCTGAAGGGCGATATCCCGTCGCCGATCAATCCGCCGAGCGGCTGCCATTTCCGTACGCGCTGCCCGGCCGCGACCGAGAAATGCGCGAAAGAAGCGCCGGCGTTCGAGGAGATGAAACCCGGTCACTGGGTCGCCTGCCACTACGCATAA
- a CDS encoding ABC transporter ATP-binding protein — protein METILEVKDLQVSFKVRGGEVQAVRGVSFDVKKGEAVAIVGESGCGKSVTAQTIMRLIPNPPGVIKNGSILFQGEDLTKKSEKEMEAIRGKDIGMIFQDPMTSLNPTLTIGRQITEGLIKHQKMTKDAAKARAIEILKLVGIPNPEARFSQYPHEFSGGMRQRAMIAIALACNPALLIADEPTTALDVTIQAQILSLMKDLQTRLNTSIILITHDLGVVADMCDRVIVMYAGKVVESGTKWEVFKNPKHPYTKGLLRSVPRLDQRKDEELIPIIGTPPDLIKPPAGCAFCARCDEAMEICKTRDVDMTEISPSHKAACWLLHPMAEQAQVAAGKEGAQ, from the coding sequence ATGGAAACCATTTTGGAAGTGAAAGATTTGCAAGTGTCGTTTAAGGTGCGCGGCGGCGAGGTGCAAGCCGTGCGCGGCGTCAGCTTCGACGTGAAAAAGGGCGAAGCCGTCGCGATCGTCGGCGAGTCGGGCTGCGGCAAGAGCGTGACCGCCCAAACGATCATGCGGCTCATTCCGAACCCTCCGGGCGTCATTAAGAACGGCTCGATCCTCTTCCAAGGCGAAGACCTGACGAAGAAGAGCGAGAAGGAGATGGAAGCGATCCGCGGCAAAGACATCGGGATGATTTTCCAAGACCCGATGACGTCGCTCAATCCGACGCTGACGATCGGCCGCCAAATTACGGAAGGCCTCATCAAGCATCAAAAAATGACGAAGGATGCGGCGAAGGCGCGCGCGATCGAAATTTTGAAGCTCGTCGGCATTCCGAACCCGGAAGCGCGCTTCTCGCAATACCCGCACGAATTTTCGGGCGGCATGCGGCAGCGGGCGATGATCGCGATCGCGCTCGCGTGCAACCCGGCGCTGCTGATCGCGGACGAACCGACGACGGCGCTCGACGTGACGATCCAAGCGCAAATTTTGTCGCTGATGAAGGATTTGCAGACGCGGCTGAACACGTCGATCATCCTCATCACGCACGACCTCGGCGTCGTCGCCGACATGTGCGACCGCGTCATCGTCATGTACGCGGGCAAGGTCGTGGAATCGGGCACGAAGTGGGAAGTGTTCAAAAACCCGAAGCACCCGTATACGAAAGGGCTGCTTCGCTCGGTGCCGCGCCTTGACCAGAGGAAGGACGAGGAGCTCATCCCGATCATCGGCACGCCGCCGGACCTCATCAAGCCTCCGGCCGGCTGCGCGTTCTGCGCGCGCTGCGACGAAGCGATGGAAATTTGCAAAACGCGCGACGTCGACATGACCGAGATCAGCCCGAGCCATAAAGCGGCTTGCTGGCTGCTTCACCCGATGGCGGAGCAGGCGCAGGTCGCCGCCGGGAAGGAGGGGGCGCAATGA